CTCCATTGGGCTACGCACGTCATTGCGGCATTCTTCTTGGCGCGATACGTGTGGCTGTGACGTCGGTCCGTTTTCTCCAGCTCGTCGAGATGCTATTCTCGTTTCCATATGAAGGAAAAACCCCGTAGGTCGAGACGCGGCTCCACCGGCGATCCCAAGCTCGATCGCAGGATCGAGGAGCTCGTCAACGCCTGCTGCACCGACGAAGAGCGAACCTATGTGCAGGAGCTCACCGCGACTGCCCTGGGGCTCGGTATGGACTGCACGAAACGCATCGATCTCAAAATCGCCAATGCCGCTCTCAGGGAGATGCGCCATGCGTTTCGAATCTTCACTCCATTTCGGTCTGCGAGGAAAGTTACCGTGTTCGGGTCGGCTCGCTCTCCGGAGGGCGGACCGGATTACGACCGTGCCCGTGCTCTGGGCAAGGCGATGGCCGAAGCGGGCTGGATGGTCGTCACCGGTGCGGGAAGCGGAATCATGGGCGCCGCCCACCAGGGTGCCGGTCGTAGCCTGAGCATCGGGGTGAATATCAAGCTTCCCTTCGAGCAAGCAGCCAATGACGTCATCCGCGGGGACAAGAAGCTCATGACCTTCCGGTACTTCTTCACCCGGAAGCTCTTCCTCCTCAAGGAATCGCACGCGGTGGTGTTGATGCCCGGGGGGTTCGGGACTCTCGACGAATGCTTCGAGGTCCTGACGCTGCTCCAGACGGGAAAGCAGGTCCCAATTCCCGTCGTGATGGTCGATAGCCCGGAGACGGGCTATTTTCACGAGCTGGATCGCTTCGTGAAGAAGTGTGTGCTCGGCAACGGGCTCATTTCACCGCAGGATACCAGCCTGTTTCGGATCGTGCCCGATCCGCTCGAGGCTCGAAGCGAGATTCTCCTTTTCTATCGCCTCTATCATTCCTCGCGGTACGTGGGAAGCAAACTTCTGATTCGTCTCGAGCGGGAGCTCACCGACGATGAAATGAAGGTCCTCAACGACGGCTTCGGGGACGTTCTGCGATCGGGGCGCATCGAGAGGGCTCAGCCCTTGCCCGAAGAGCTCGGAGACGACTTTCACGGCCTCGCCCGGATCGAGCTCGATTTCAACCGGAAGGACTTCGGTCGATTGCGTCAACTCATCGACGCGATCAACGCGCTCGCAGGCTGATCGTTTCAACTCCGCTCACCTGCGCGAAGGCGGCTCGATCACGGGTCCCGCCACGGCCCTGAGCACGGTAAGATGATTTCGACCTCGGAGGTCGAGGCGTCGCAGTTCGTATCTCCCACGAACAGGGCCCGGGCGGGACGGAAATAGAAGCAGAGGCCCTCCGAATCCTCCGGGTTGGCGAGTACCTCGAAGTGCTCGGCCACCACGTCTCCTCCGCCGACCGTCTGAATGTCGAGCTCGGTTCCGAGACGCCGCGCGGCTCCCTCGGAGCAGAACGCTTTGGCTCGCGAGCGCCTCTGGAGCGCGATCGCGGCGCCTATCGCTTCGACTCTCCCCGAGGTCAGGAGGATGGCCCGAATGGACGAGAGCCCCACGCGAGCTCGTTGAAGTCCCATCATCATGTCGGAGCCGCTCGGATCCAGCCCGGGATCGACGAAGACCGCCCCCGGTGAAGTCTTTACGAAGTAGGCGGCCCGTCCACGCTTCCGCACGCACCAGATTCCGCGGCGGGCTTCGTAGATGTCCCTGTTGGCCATTTGGCAGAGGAGGGCCGATGGTACACCGACTCGTGGCCGCGTAGAATGACGTCTCGGTTTCGGAAGGAGGACTCTTGCAGAGAGCGGTCGTCTTGATGGTATCGATCGGAGTCTTTGCCGCGGCGAACATCACCCGCGCGGATCCGACCCGGGTCATTCTGTTCATCGGTGACGGTTTCGGTGCCGCTCAAACGTCGTTCGGCCTGGCCTACGCACAGATGGTCGAGGGACGCCAGCTCGCGATCGAACGGCTCATGCGAGACGGAAATACGGGCTACGCACTTTCGATCGCCTACGAAAGCCCGGTGACCGATTCGGCGGCGGCGGCGACGCAGATGTCCACGGGTGTGAATGTCAGGAACGAGACCCTCGGTCTGGACCCGGATGGCCGTGCCTTGGAGACCATCGTAGAGTGGGCAGAGAAACGGGGTATTGCGACCGGCATGGTGACCAATATGCGTCTGTCGCACGCCACGCCCGCCGCGTTTGGTTCCCATCAGATCTCCCGCTACGAGCCCGAGCCCGTCATCGTCGACGAGATCCTATCGCTGGACATCGACCTCCTCCTCGCCGGGGGCGGACGCGCCCTGGTCCCCAAGGGACGTCGATTGTCCGATTTCCTGCCCGATGTCCCGTCGGAGCTCGACGGGGAGTCCAATCGGAGCGACGCACAGAATCGCATCGACGGAGCAAGGTCGCGGGGGTACCATGTCGTTTCCACCGCGAG
The sequence above is a segment of the Vicinamibacteria bacterium genome. Coding sequences within it:
- a CDS encoding TIGR00730 family Rossman fold protein, with the protein product MKEKPRRSRRGSTGDPKLDRRIEELVNACCTDEERTYVQELTATALGLGMDCTKRIDLKIANAALREMRHAFRIFTPFRSARKVTVFGSARSPEGGPDYDRARALGKAMAEAGWMVVTGAGSGIMGAAHQGAGRSLSIGVNIKLPFEQAANDVIRGDKKLMTFRYFFTRKLFLLKESHAVVLMPGGFGTLDECFEVLTLLQTGKQVPIPVVMVDSPETGYFHELDRFVKKCVLGNGLISPQDTSLFRIVPDPLEARSEILLFYRLYHSSRYVGSKLLIRLERELTDDEMKVLNDGFGDVLRSGRIERAQPLPEELGDDFHGLARIELDFNRKDFGRLRQLIDAINALAG